Proteins encoded by one window of Polaribacter haliotis:
- the fabF gene encoding beta-ketoacyl-ACP synthase II produces MQLKRVVVTGLGALTPIGNNIEEYWNALVNGVSGAAPITHFDASKSKTRFACEVKNFEATDFINRKDARKMDKFTQYAMVASDEAIADANLDLDTINKLRVGVIWGAGIGGLETLQNEVLDYAAGDGTPKFNPFFIPKMIADIAPGHISIKHGFMGPNYTTVSACASSANAMIDALNYIRLGYCDVIVTGGSEAAVAIAGVGGFSSMQALSTRNDSPETASRPFDANREGFVLGEGAGAIVLEEYEYAKARGAKIYAEVIGGGMSSDAYHITAPHPEGIGVIAVMKNCLENSGIKPEDVDHINTHGTSTPLGDVAELKAISAVFGDHAKNININSTKSMTGHLLGAAGAVESIAAILAMKHGIVPPTINHTTVDENINPELNLTLNKAQKRDIKVAMSNTFGFGGHNACVAFKKLDE; encoded by the coding sequence ATGCAATTAAAACGAGTAGTAGTAACTGGACTTGGAGCATTAACGCCCATAGGAAATAATATTGAAGAATATTGGAACGCTTTAGTTAACGGAGTTAGCGGAGCTGCGCCTATAACGCATTTTGATGCTTCCAAGTCCAAGACTCGTTTTGCTTGTGAAGTTAAAAACTTTGAAGCTACAGATTTCATCAATCGAAAGGATGCTCGTAAAATGGATAAATTTACGCAATATGCAATGGTTGCTTCAGATGAAGCAATTGCAGATGCGAATTTAGATTTAGATACCATTAATAAATTGCGAGTTGGTGTAATTTGGGGAGCAGGAATAGGTGGTTTAGAAACTTTACAGAATGAAGTTTTAGACTATGCTGCTGGAGATGGTACTCCAAAATTTAATCCTTTCTTTATTCCAAAAATGATTGCAGACATTGCACCAGGTCATATTTCCATTAAACATGGTTTTATGGGACCTAATTATACAACAGTTTCAGCATGTGCTTCATCCGCAAACGCGATGATAGATGCTTTAAACTATATAAGATTAGGTTATTGCGATGTTATTGTAACTGGAGGTTCTGAAGCGGCTGTTGCTATTGCAGGAGTTGGTGGATTTAGTTCTATGCAAGCTTTATCAACAAGAAACGATAGTCCAGAAACTGCATCAAGACCATTTGACGCAAACAGAGAGGGCTTTGTTTTAGGAGAAGGAGCAGGAGCAATTGTATTAGAAGAATACGAATACGCCAAAGCAAGAGGCGCAAAAATTTATGCAGAAGTAATTGGAGGAGGAATGTCTTCTGATGCTTACCACATTACTGCACCACATCCAGAAGGAATTGGGGTAATAGCTGTAATGAAAAACTGTTTAGAAAATTCTGGTATAAAACCAGAAGATGTAGATCATATTAATACTCATGGGACTTCAACTCCACTTGGAGATGTTGCAGAATTGAAAGCAATTTCGGCTGTATTTGGAGATCATGCAAAGAATATCAATATTAATTCTACAAAATCTATGACAGGTCATTTATTGGGTGCTGCAGGAGCTGTAGAATCAATTGCTGCAATATTAGCAATGAAACATGGTATTGTGCCACCAACAATAAATCATACAACAGTAGACGAAAACATTAATCCAGAGTTAAACTTAACACTTAATAAAGCTCAAAAGAGAGATATTAAAGTGGCCATGAGTAACACTTTTGGTTTTGGAGGTCATAATGCATGTGTTGCTTTCAAGAAATTAGATGAATAA
- the rnc gene encoding ribonuclease III: MNLFRKIVQSHKEEDSELFHELKKLLNFSPKKIERYKKAFTHRSVQKLDSYGNPINYERLEFLGDSILGSVIASYLYKKVPEGTEGYLTQMRSKIVSREHLNELGKDLNLIKFVDSNIDQANVGDNIHGNIFEALIGAIYLDKGYNFCQKFIYENVIVPYVDIEKLEGKITSYKGVIIEWCQKQKKKYIFDTYEDSGNELVKHFSVKISIDGEQIAKGRATSKKKAEEQASKRVYFAFQDQISLD; this comes from the coding sequence ATGAATTTATTTCGTAAAATAGTCCAATCTCACAAAGAAGAAGACTCAGAATTATTTCACGAACTAAAAAAACTACTAAATTTTTCTCCAAAGAAAATAGAAAGATATAAAAAAGCTTTCACACATAGGTCCGTACAAAAATTAGATAGTTATGGAAATCCTATTAATTACGAACGTTTAGAATTTCTTGGAGATTCTATTTTAGGATCTGTAATCGCTTCTTATTTATACAAAAAAGTTCCAGAAGGTACAGAAGGCTATTTAACGCAAATGCGTTCTAAAATAGTTAGTAGAGAACATTTAAATGAACTTGGAAAAGACCTAAACTTAATAAAATTTGTAGATAGTAATATCGATCAAGCAAATGTTGGCGACAATATTCATGGCAATATTTTTGAAGCGCTAATTGGAGCTATTTATTTAGATAAAGGTTATAACTTTTGTCAAAAATTTATATACGAAAATGTAATAGTACCTTATGTAGATATCGAAAAACTAGAAGGTAAAATTACAAGTTATAAAGGTGTAATTATAGAATGGTGCCAAAAGCAGAAAAAAAAATATATTTTCGATACGTATGAAGATTCTGGAAACGAGCTTGTAAAACACTTTAGTGTAAAAATAAGTATCGATGGAGAACAGATTGCAAAAGGAAGAGCTACTTCTAAGAAAAAAGCAGAAGAACAAGCTTCCAAAAGGGTGTATTTTGCTTTTCAAGATCAAATTTCATTAGACTAA
- a CDS encoding IPExxxVDY family protein produces MQIHALGLDDFCEEEYSLIGIHTALEDYKLAYLLNKNLSTRLSKSPKDLEFESDKKKGSFSIYNFSSKKYDFEWFLIANSFKRENQTEPNELLLTTETKTYLIPEKKKVDFFIKISGEVGYDYVSETVNKIKGIEQIITSYSIDKNTLKSKDFLIF; encoded by the coding sequence ATGCAAATTCATGCTTTAGGTTTAGATGATTTCTGTGAAGAAGAATATTCTTTAATTGGTATTCATACAGCATTAGAAGATTACAAGCTGGCATATTTGTTAAATAAAAATTTAAGTACGCGTTTATCTAAATCGCCAAAAGATTTAGAATTCGAAAGCGATAAAAAAAAAGGATCGTTTTCTATCTATAATTTCTCAAGCAAAAAATATGACTTTGAGTGGTTTTTAATTGCAAATAGCTTTAAAAGAGAAAATCAAACCGAACCAAACGAATTATTATTAACTACAGAAACGAAAACATATTTAATTCCAGAAAAGAAAAAGGTCGACTTTTTTATTAAAATTTCTGGTGAAGTTGGGTATGATTACGTTTCAGAAACTGTAAATAAGATTAAAGGTATTGAACAGATAATAACATCCTATTCAATAGATAAGAACACACTAAAGTCAAAAGACTTTTTAATATTTTAA
- the pyk gene encoding pyruvate kinase: MKQYKKTKIVATLGPATDTKEMLKDLAVAGVNVFRINFSHADYENVKQNVKRIREINEENGFNVAILADLQGPKLRVGVMEEDVILNDGDLFTFTTEKCIGTNKKAYMTYQRFPKDVKVGEQILVDDGKLLFEVVSTDKDTEVVVKTIVGGALKSKKGVNLPNTAISLPALTKKDMEDAVFALSLNVDWMALSFVRTPEDLRMLRDLIDEHSDYRVPVIAKIEKPEAVENIDSLIPYCDGLMVARGDLGVEIPMQEVPLIQKMLVERAKKARIPVIIATQMMETMIDNSVPTRAEVNDVANSIMDGADAVMLSGETSVGKHPLRVIQKMREIIVSVENSELIKVPHAAPHIRTNRFITKAVCHHAALMANDIEATAISTLTNSGYTAFQISAWRPQSKILAFSSERRILGKLNLLWGVKAFYYDKNLSTDDTVVDINKISKEKGYVQEGDLMINLTSMPVEAKGMVNTLRVSEID, translated from the coding sequence ATGAAACAATACAAGAAAACAAAAATAGTAGCAACCCTAGGCCCTGCTACTGATACAAAAGAAATGCTTAAAGACTTAGCTGTTGCAGGTGTAAATGTCTTTAGAATTAATTTCTCACATGCAGATTACGAGAATGTAAAGCAAAACGTAAAGAGAATTCGAGAAATTAACGAAGAAAACGGATTTAACGTTGCTATTTTAGCAGATTTACAAGGTCCTAAATTACGTGTTGGAGTAATGGAAGAAGATGTTATTTTAAATGACGGAGATCTTTTTACGTTTACTACAGAAAAATGCATTGGAACTAATAAAAAAGCATACATGACTTACCAACGTTTTCCAAAAGACGTAAAAGTTGGAGAACAAATTTTGGTAGATGATGGTAAATTATTATTTGAAGTTGTATCGACAGACAAAGACACAGAAGTTGTTGTAAAAACAATTGTTGGGGGAGCTTTAAAATCTAAAAAAGGAGTAAACTTACCTAATACAGCCATTTCTTTACCAGCTTTAACTAAAAAAGATATGGAAGATGCCGTTTTTGCATTGAGCTTAAATGTAGATTGGATGGCGCTATCTTTCGTAAGAACACCAGAAGATTTAAGAATGTTGCGTGATTTAATCGACGAACATTCCGATTATAGAGTTCCTGTAATTGCAAAAATCGAAAAGCCAGAAGCTGTAGAAAATATAGATTCTTTAATACCTTATTGTGATGGATTAATGGTTGCACGTGGAGATTTAGGAGTAGAAATTCCAATGCAAGAAGTTCCATTGATTCAGAAAATGTTAGTTGAAAGAGCTAAAAAAGCAAGAATTCCTGTAATTATTGCAACCCAAATGATGGAAACAATGATCGATAACTCTGTGCCAACAAGAGCAGAGGTTAACGATGTTGCGAACTCAATTATGGATGGTGCAGATGCAGTAATGCTTTCTGGAGAAACTTCTGTAGGGAAACATCCTTTACGAGTGATCCAAAAAATGAGAGAAATTATAGTAAGTGTAGAAAATTCGGAATTAATTAAAGTTCCACATGCAGCTCCACATATTAGAACGAACAGATTTATTACAAAAGCCGTTTGTCATCATGCAGCATTAATGGCAAATGATATTGAAGCTACAGCAATTTCTACATTAACAAATAGTGGTTATACAGCATTTCAAATTTCTGCTTGGAGACCACAATCTAAAATATTAGCATTTTCATCTGAGAGAAGAATTTTAGGAAAACTAAATTTACTTTGGGGAGTAAAAGCTTTTTATTATGATAAAAATTTAAGCACAGATGATACTGTTGTAGATATTAATAAAATATCGAAAGAAAAAGGATATGTTCAAGAAGGCGATTTAATGATTAACCTTACATCTATGCCAGTAGAAGCAAAAGGTATGGTTAATACATTAAGAGTTTCTGAAATTGACTAA
- a CDS encoding M13 family metallopeptidase, whose product MKTIKKVLFTTAIASLAFVACKDDKKEERSAGIVLENMDTSVKPTDDFFRHVNGAWLDKTEIPDDQTSWGGFNQLRKKTDADVLEILNQAIEEKDFPKVKDAQGNEIDSDQEKAVNYYQTIMDTVARNKQGKAPVMPFLAKVDEIKTKKDVENYITNMAPYGGGGFYGFGVFNDLKNSSEYAGYLSGGGLGLSRDYYVDAKVADKLAKYQEFVAKMLQEFGDEVATAKKNAATIVAFEKSLAEPMMTKEESRDTRRMYNPMSVEELQKLAPAIDWKAHLTGIGVADLDRVIVTDPKYFKAMNDIFQNRSVEDIKLLLRWNTINSSLSSLSTDLETANWEFYAKEMRGAKKQRARDERALGNLNGAIGEALGKLYVEKMFPPEAKKKAEEMIDNVMLGFEARIAQLPWMSEVTKEKALEKLHKLTVKIAYPDVWKDYSKLQVKGLDEGGSYFENAINVTKWNYNKNMAKLGKEVDRTEWGMSPQTVNAYFNPVNNEIVFPAAILQPPFYDYKADEAVNYGGIGAVIGHEISHSFDDSGARFDGDGNLKNWWTDEDSEKFGVIGKKLVKQYSDIIAIDSMHLNGEYTLGENIGDLGGVQAAYEGLQIFLNKNGRPGKIDGYTPEQRFFMSWGTIWRTKMRDEALKNLIMTNTHAPGMYRAYMPLKNVDAFYDAFDVKEGDKMYLKPEERVRIW is encoded by the coding sequence ATGAAAACAATTAAAAAAGTCCTTTTTACGACAGCAATTGCTTCTTTAGCTTTTGTGGCGTGTAAAGATGATAAAAAAGAAGAAAGATCTGCTGGAATCGTTTTAGAAAACATGGATACTTCTGTAAAACCAACAGACGATTTCTTTAGACACGTAAATGGAGCATGGCTGGATAAAACAGAAATTCCAGATGACCAAACTTCTTGGGGAGGTTTTAACCAACTTCGTAAAAAAACAGATGCAGACGTTTTAGAAATTTTAAATCAAGCAATTGAAGAAAAAGATTTCCCAAAAGTAAAAGATGCTCAGGGAAATGAAATTGATTCCGATCAAGAAAAAGCAGTAAATTATTACCAAACAATAATGGATACTGTTGCAAGAAATAAACAAGGTAAAGCACCAGTTATGCCTTTCTTAGCAAAAGTAGATGAAATTAAAACAAAGAAAGACGTAGAAAACTACATTACAAATATGGCTCCTTATGGTGGTGGAGGTTTTTATGGTTTTGGCGTTTTTAACGATTTAAAAAACAGTAGCGAATATGCTGGTTATTTAAGTGGTGGTGGTCTTGGTTTATCTAGAGATTATTATGTAGATGCAAAAGTGGCAGATAAATTGGCAAAATATCAGGAATTTGTAGCTAAAATGTTACAAGAATTTGGTGATGAGGTAGCAACAGCTAAAAAGAATGCTGCTACAATCGTTGCTTTTGAAAAAAGTTTGGCAGAACCAATGATGACCAAAGAAGAAAGTAGAGATACTCGTAGAATGTACAACCCAATGTCTGTTGAAGAATTACAAAAATTAGCTCCAGCAATCGATTGGAAAGCACATTTAACAGGAATTGGAGTAGCAGATTTAGACAGAGTAATTGTTACAGATCCAAAATATTTTAAAGCAATGAACGATATTTTTCAAAATCGTTCTGTCGAAGATATTAAATTATTATTACGTTGGAATACCATTAATAGTTCTTTAAGTTCTTTATCTACAGATTTAGAAACTGCAAATTGGGAATTTTATGCAAAAGAAATGCGTGGTGCTAAAAAACAACGTGCAAGAGACGAGCGTGCTTTAGGAAACTTAAATGGCGCAATTGGAGAAGCTTTAGGAAAGTTATATGTAGAAAAAATGTTTCCACCAGAAGCAAAAAAGAAAGCAGAAGAAATGATTGACAATGTAATGTTAGGTTTCGAAGCTAGAATTGCACAATTACCTTGGATGAGTGAAGTTACTAAAGAAAAAGCATTAGAAAAACTACACAAATTAACCGTTAAAATTGCCTATCCAGATGTTTGGAAAGATTATTCTAAATTGCAAGTGAAAGGATTAGATGAAGGTGGTTCTTATTTCGAAAATGCAATTAATGTTACCAAATGGAACTATAATAAAAATATGGCGAAATTAGGAAAAGAAGTAGACAGAACAGAATGGGGTATGTCTCCACAAACAGTAAATGCATACTTTAATCCTGTAAATAATGAAATTGTTTTTCCTGCAGCAATTTTACAACCTCCTTTTTACGATTATAAAGCAGATGAAGCTGTAAATTATGGTGGAATAGGAGCTGTTATTGGTCATGAAATTTCTCATAGTTTCGACGATTCTGGTGCTCGTTTCGATGGAGATGGAAATCTAAAAAACTGGTGGACAGATGAAGATTCAGAAAAATTTGGGGTAATAGGAAAGAAATTAGTAAAACAATATTCAGATATTATTGCAATCGATTCTATGCACTTAAATGGTGAATATACTTTGGGAGAAAATATTGGAGATTTAGGTGGAGTTCAAGCTGCTTACGAAGGTTTACAAATCTTTTTAAACAAGAATGGAAGACCAGGGAAAATAGATGGTTATACTCCAGAACAACGTTTCTTTATGTCTTGGGGAACTATTTGGAGAACCAAAATGCGTGATGAAGCTCTTAAAAACTTGATTATGACAAATACACATGCTCCAGGAATGTACAGAGCTTATATGCCTCTTAAAAACGTAGATGCTTTTTATGATGCTTTCGATGTAAAAGAAGGAGATAAAATGTACTTAAAACCAGAAGAAAGAGTAAGAATCTGGTAG
- a CDS encoding prolyl oligopeptidase family serine peptidase encodes MKKILIPILFASAIVVSCKTETKTTDIKLTYPKTTKNPVIDTIFGTEVVDNYRWLEDDRSKETEAWVKAENEVTFDYLSKIPYREELKERLSELWNYEKVGTPFIEGDYTYFYKNDGLQNQYVVYRKKGDSEPEVFLDPNTFSEDATTSLGSLSFSKDGKTAAYAISEGGSDWRKIIIMDAASKEIKEDTLVDVKFSGISWFKNEGFYYSSYDKPEGSELSAKTDQHKLYYHKLGTSQKNDPVIFGEIPSEKHRYVGGYVTEDNNYLVISASVSTSGNKLFLKDLMKPNSKLITIIDNVKSDTYVAENSHSKLYLVTNLDAPNKRVVTVDAKNPTPENWKDFIPETENVLSLSSGAGYFFANYMVDAVSKILQYDFNGKLIREVKLPGVGSAGGLGGKTDAKELYFSFTNYSTPGSSYKFNPKSGTYKSYWKPSIAFNADNYTSKQVFYKSKDGTKVPMIITHKKGVELNGKNPTILYGYGGFNVSLTPSFSIANAVWMEQGGVYAVPNLRGGGEYGKKWHDAGTQLKKQNVFDDFIAAAEYLISEKYTSSDYLAIRGGSNGGLLVGATMTQRPDLMKVALPAVGVLDMLRYHTFTAGAGWAYDYGTANDSKEMFDYLKAYSPVHNVKEGTKYPSTLVTTGDHDDRVVPAHSFKFAAELQEKQAGENPVLIRIETNAGHGAGTPVAKTIEQYADIFGFTLFNMGFEQLPNPPKSKIKS; translated from the coding sequence ATGAAAAAAATACTAATTCCTATTCTTTTTGCAAGTGCAATTGTTGTTTCTTGCAAGACTGAAACTAAAACTACAGATATTAAATTGACGTATCCAAAAACAACAAAAAACCCAGTAATAGATACTATTTTCGGAACCGAAGTTGTAGATAATTACAGGTGGTTAGAAGATGATAGAAGTAAAGAAACCGAAGCTTGGGTAAAAGCAGAAAACGAAGTGACTTTCGATTATTTAAGTAAAATTCCATATCGTGAAGAATTAAAAGAAAGATTATCGGAATTATGGAACTACGAAAAAGTAGGTACACCCTTTATAGAAGGAGATTACACCTATTTTTATAAGAATGATGGGTTGCAGAACCAATATGTTGTGTATCGTAAAAAAGGAGATTCAGAACCCGAGGTTTTTTTAGATCCAAATACTTTTTCTGAAGACGCAACTACTTCTTTAGGTTCTTTAAGTTTTTCTAAAGATGGAAAAACTGCTGCATATGCAATTTCTGAAGGAGGTTCTGATTGGAGAAAAATTATCATTATGGATGCAGCATCCAAAGAAATTAAAGAAGATACCTTGGTAGATGTAAAATTCTCTGGAATTTCTTGGTTCAAAAATGAAGGTTTTTATTACTCTTCTTATGATAAACCAGAAGGAAGTGAATTGTCTGCGAAAACCGATCAGCATAAATTATATTATCACAAATTAGGGACTTCACAAAAAAATGATCCTGTTATTTTTGGAGAAATACCTTCAGAAAAACATAGATATGTGGGTGGTTATGTAACTGAGGATAATAATTATTTAGTGATTTCTGCATCAGTTTCAACTTCTGGAAATAAATTATTTTTGAAGGATTTAATGAAACCAAATAGCAAATTAATAACCATTATAGACAATGTTAAAAGTGATACCTATGTTGCAGAAAATAGCCACAGTAAATTGTATTTAGTTACCAATTTAGATGCTCCAAACAAAAGAGTGGTTACTGTAGATGCTAAAAACCCAACTCCAGAAAATTGGAAAGATTTTATTCCAGAAACAGAAAATGTATTGAGTTTAAGTTCTGGTGCTGGTTATTTCTTCGCAAATTATATGGTAGATGCAGTTTCTAAAATTTTACAATACGATTTCAACGGAAAATTAATAAGAGAAGTTAAATTACCAGGTGTTGGTTCTGCTGGTGGTCTTGGTGGAAAAACGGACGCTAAAGAATTATACTTTTCATTTACAAATTACAGCACTCCTGGTTCTTCTTACAAATTCAATCCAAAAAGCGGAACGTATAAATCTTATTGGAAACCATCGATTGCTTTTAATGCGGATAATTATACAAGTAAGCAAGTTTTTTACAAATCAAAAGATGGAACAAAAGTTCCAATGATTATTACTCATAAAAAAGGGGTAGAATTAAATGGAAAAAACCCAACGATTTTATATGGTTATGGAGGTTTCAACGTAAGTTTAACTCCAAGTTTTAGCATTGCAAACGCAGTTTGGATGGAACAAGGAGGCGTTTATGCAGTTCCTAATTTACGTGGAGGAGGAGAATATGGAAAAAAATGGCACGATGCAGGAACACAGCTAAAAAAACAAAACGTTTTTGACGATTTTATTGCAGCTGCAGAATATTTAATTTCAGAAAAATATACTTCTTCAGATTATTTAGCAATTAGAGGAGGTTCCAATGGAGGTTTACTAGTTGGAGCAACAATGACGCAAAGACCAGATTTAATGAAAGTTGCTTTGCCAGCAGTTGGTGTTTTAGACATGTTGCGTTATCACACATTTACAGCTGGCGCAGGTTGGGCTTACGATTATGGAACTGCAAACGACAGTAAAGAAATGTTCGATTATTTAAAAGCATACTCTCCAGTACACAATGTAAAAGAAGGTACAAAATACCCATCAACATTAGTAACAACTGGTGATCATGATGACAGAGTTGTACCAGCACACAGTTTTAAATTTGCAGCAGAATTACAAGAAAAACAAGCTGGTGAAAACCCTGTTTTAATTAGAATAGAAACAAATGCTGGTCATGGAGCAGGAACTCCTGTTGCAAAAACCATAGAACAATATGCAGATATTTTTGGTTTTACCTTATTTAATATGGGTTTCGAGCAATTGCCAAATCCACCAAAGAGTAAAATAAAATCTTAA
- the trxA gene encoding thioredoxin — MTENLTKETFLKKVFNFEENKEWKFEGKRPALIDFYADWCGPCKALSPVLEQLSDEYEGKIDIYKIDTEAEQELSAAFGIRSIPSMLFCPAEGEPQMANGALPKADLERIIAEVLKVTK; from the coding sequence ATGACAGAAAATTTAACAAAAGAAACCTTCTTAAAAAAGGTTTTTAATTTTGAAGAAAACAAAGAGTGGAAATTTGAAGGAAAAAGACCAGCATTAATCGATTTTTATGCAGATTGGTGTGGACCATGTAAAGCATTATCCCCAGTTTTAGAGCAACTTTCAGACGAATATGAAGGCAAAATAGATATTTATAAAATCGATACAGAAGCAGAACAAGAATTATCTGCGGCTTTCGGAATTAGAAGCATTCCTTCTATGTTATTTTGCCCTGCAGAAGGCGAACCACAAATGGCAAATGGTGCTTTACCAAAGGCAGATTTAGAAAGAATTATCGCTGAAGTTTTGAAAGTGACTAAATAA
- a CDS encoding PadR family transcriptional regulator — protein sequence MGNQKLYKGSLQTIILKLLASNDKMYGYEITQHVKELTKGELQITEGALYPALHKLEADGLLDVEVAKVGNRLRKYYKLTESGTKETANKLEEMQEFLKTMQRLVNPKFSLE from the coding sequence ATGGGAAATCAGAAATTATACAAAGGTTCTTTACAAACCATTATTTTAAAGTTATTAGCAAGTAACGATAAAATGTATGGTTACGAAATTACGCAACATGTAAAGGAGCTTACAAAAGGCGAATTGCAAATTACAGAAGGTGCTTTGTACCCAGCTTTGCACAAATTAGAAGCAGATGGTTTGTTAGATGTAGAGGTTGCAAAAGTAGGAAACAGACTTCGTAAATATTACAAATTAACCGAAAGTGGCACCAAAGAAACCGCCAATAAGTTGGAAGAAATGCAAGAGTTTTTAAAAACGATGCAACGTTTGGTAAACCCTAAATTTAGTTTGGAGTAA
- a CDS encoding DUF5687 family protein: protein MLSHFLNLEWKQYFRSAHWQKGIAIKIIMVFFALYFIVAFIGLGVGGYYILKKEFPEQDPLQLVNSYLLYAILGDLIFRYLMQKLPVMNIKPMLILPIKKSKLVHYVLGKSSVSFFNFLGLFFYVPFAVVLMIEGYNTLGVLGWLFTMILIIQSANFLNFLINKNNIALGVIVALLVGLIGLHKFDIYNVTAFGGKIFDAIYANPVYSLIGVAVLAVLYHLNFKQLFDLLYLDEAVKTKVEEAKSVDLSFADKLGDVAPFIKNDMRLIWRNKRTKTVFLMSFLFLLYGLIFFTQKTYQEMPAMLMFASLFVTGGFALNYGQFIPAWDSAHYKLLMSQSFKYRKFLESKWILMVVMTTILYFLSFPYLYFGVDTFLMITAGAIFNIGFNSLFLLYAGSFNRKRIDLNKSGFGNTQGTSATQFIIIIPIMGIPMLLFWLFNKFVGGNSGYIVVASIGVISLLCKNYAMNFIEKKYIKDKYVMINAFGKEA, encoded by the coding sequence ATGCTTTCACACTTTTTAAATCTCGAATGGAAACAATATTTTCGTTCTGCACATTGGCAAAAAGGAATCGCAATTAAAATAATAATGGTGTTTTTTGCGCTTTATTTTATCGTTGCTTTTATAGGACTTGGTGTTGGTGGTTACTACATTCTAAAAAAAGAGTTTCCAGAACAAGACCCTTTACAATTGGTAAATTCCTATTTATTATATGCAATTTTAGGAGACCTAATATTTAGGTATTTAATGCAGAAATTACCTGTAATGAATATAAAACCAATGCTAATTTTACCGATAAAAAAAAGCAAATTGGTGCATTATGTATTAGGGAAATCTTCAGTATCTTTTTTCAACTTTTTAGGCTTGTTTTTTTATGTGCCTTTTGCAGTTGTTTTAATGATAGAAGGTTATAACACTTTAGGTGTTTTAGGTTGGTTATTCACGATGATATTAATCATCCAATCTGCAAACTTCTTAAACTTTTTAATCAATAAAAATAATATTGCTTTAGGGGTTATAGTTGCTCTTTTGGTTGGTTTAATTGGCTTACACAAGTTCGATATTTACAATGTAACTGCTTTTGGAGGTAAAATTTTCGATGCTATTTATGCAAACCCAGTGTATTCGTTAATTGGTGTTGCTGTTTTAGCAGTTTTATATCATTTAAATTTCAAACAATTATTTGACTTGTTGTATTTAGATGAAGCTGTAAAAACGAAAGTAGAAGAAGCGAAATCTGTAGATTTATCTTTTGCAGATAAATTAGGAGATGTTGCTCCATTTATAAAAAACGATATGCGTCTTATTTGGAGAAATAAAAGAACAAAAACGGTGTTTTTAATGTCGTTTCTATTCTTATTATATGGTTTAATTTTCTTCACACAGAAAACCTATCAAGAAATGCCAGCCATGTTAATGTTTGCATCGTTATTTGTAACTGGAGGTTTTGCATTAAATTACGGTCAGTTTATTCCTGCTTGGGACAGTGCACATTATAAATTGCTAATGAGTCAGAGTTTTAAATACAGAAAATTCTTAGAATCTAAATGGATTTTAATGGTGGTTATGACAACCATTTTATACTTTTTAAGTTTCCCTTATTTATATTTTGGAGTCGACACATTTTTAATGATAACAGCTGGAGCCATTTTTAACATTGGTTTTAACTCACTGTTTTTATTATATGCAGGTTCATTCAACAGAAAAAGAATCGATTTAAACAAAAGTGGTTTTGGAAATACGCAAGGAACAAGCGCTACTCAGTTTATAATAATAATTCCAATTATGGGAATTCCGATGTTGTTATTTTGGCTTTTCAACAAATTTGTTGGTGGTAATTCTGGTTACATAGTTGTAGCATCAATAGGTGTTATAAGTTTGCTTTGTAAAAATTACGCGATGAATTTTATTGAGAAAAAATACATAAAAGACAAATATGTTATGATTAACGCATTCGGAAAAGAAGCATAA